A genomic window from Punica granatum isolate Tunisia-2019 chromosome 2, ASM765513v2, whole genome shotgun sequence includes:
- the LOC116196636 gene encoding nascent polypeptide-associated complex subunit alpha-like protein 2, giving the protein MSPAPIVEPADVEIEKLSAEEELQKTLQGDEPIVEDVKDDDKDEDEDDDEDDDDDDKEDDGTPGANGSSKQSRSEKKSRKAMLKLGMKPIPGVTRVTIKRTKNILFFISKPDVFKSPHSETYIIFGEAKIEDLSTQLQAQAAQQFRVPDMGSVVSKPEDAAAAAAAPAEEEEEEIDETGVEPHDVELVMTQATVSRSKAVKALKSNNGDIVSAIMELTN; this is encoded by the exons ATGTCGCCGGCACCAATCGTCGAGCCCGCCGATGTCGAGATAGAGAAGCTCTCCGCCGAAGAGGAGCTTCAGAAGACGCTGCAG GGGGATGAACCAATCGTTGAGGACGTGAAGGACGACGACAAGGACGAGGACGAGGACGACGATGAAGACGACGATGACGACGACAAGGAGGACGATGGAACTCCAG GCGCTAATGGGAGTTCCAAGCAAAGCAGGAGCGAGAAGAAGAGCCGAAAAGCAATGCTGAAGCTGGGAATGAAACCCATCCCAGGTGTCACCAGGGTGACCATCAAGAGGACCAAGAAT ATACTGTTCTTCATCTCGAAGCCCGACGTCTTCAAGAGCCCGCACTCGGAGACTTACATCATATTCGGTGAGGCCAAGATTGAGGACCTAAGCACCCAACTCCAGGCCCAAGCTGCCCAGCAGTTCAGGGTCCCTGACATGGGCTCAGTGGTCTCGAAGCCTGAAGATGCTGCTGCAGCTGCTGCAGCCCCagcagaggaggaagaggaagagattgACGAGACTGGAGTCGAGCCTCATGATGTCGAATTGGTGATGACCCAGGCGACTGTATCGCGGAGCAAGGCTGTCAAAGCCCTCAAGTCCAACAATGGAGATATTGTCA